Proteins encoded by one window of Sphaerodactylus townsendi isolate TG3544 linkage group LG02, MPM_Stown_v2.3, whole genome shotgun sequence:
- the CFL2 gene encoding cofilin-2, with amino-acid sequence MASGVTVNDEVIKVFNDMKVRKSSTPEEIKKRKKAVLFCLSGDKRQIIVEEAKQILVGDIGDTVEDPYTSFVKLLPLNDCRYALYDATYETKESKKEDLVFIFWAPESAPLKSKMIYASSKDAIKKKFTGIKHEWQVNGLDDIKDRSTLGEKLGGNVVVSLEGKPL; translated from the exons ATG GCTTCTGGAGTAACAGTGAATGATGAAGTTATAAAAGTTTTTAATGACATGAAAGTACGGAAATCTTCAACGCCAGAAGAgattaagaaaagaaagaaagcggTTCTCTTCTGTTTAAGTGGTGACAAGAGACAAATAATTGTAGAAGAAGCAAAGCAGATACTAGTTGGTGACATTGGTGACACAGTGGAGGACCCATACACATCCTTTGTGAAGCTGTTGCCTCTGAATGATTGCCGATATGCTTTGTATGATGCAACGTATGAAACAAAGGAGTCTAAAAAAGAAGACCTGGTATTTATATTCTG GGCTCCAGAAAGCGCCCCTTTAAAAAGCAAGATGATCTACGCAAGCTCTAAAGATGCCATTAAAAAGAAATTCACAG GTATTAAACATGAGTGGCAAGTAAATGGCTTGGATGATATTAAAGATCGTTCAACGCTTGGAGAGAAActaggaggcaatgtggtagtttCACTGGAAGGAAAACCATTATAA